Proteins co-encoded in one Thermochromatium tepidum ATCC 43061 genomic window:
- the rlmB gene encoding 23S rRNA (guanosine(2251)-2'-O)-methyltransferase RlmB, protein MTERAPVGGIHSVRAALKFGIEGVEEVWLERTRRDRRLNELAELVRATGIRVRQVERAELERAAAGIKHQGVLAWVRVPTARSESDLMALLDRLEVPPFLLLLDEIQDPHNLGACLRTAEAAGVQAVIAPKDNAVGLTPVVCKVASGAAATLPYVQVTNLARVMERLKERGIWLIGTAGEASDELYRADLTGPLGLVMGAEGRGLRRLTRERCDRLVRLPMCGQVESLNVSVAAGVCLYEALRQRRSLPFSDPHHFS, encoded by the coding sequence ATGACTGAGCGCGCGCCTGTCGGGGGGATTCATAGCGTCCGTGCCGCCCTGAAGTTCGGTATCGAGGGGGTCGAGGAGGTCTGGCTGGAGCGGACGCGACGCGACAGGCGTCTGAATGAACTGGCCGAGTTGGTGCGCGCGACCGGTATCCGGGTGCGTCAGGTCGAGCGCGCGGAGTTGGAACGCGCTGCCGCCGGGATCAAGCATCAGGGCGTGCTGGCCTGGGTCCGGGTGCCGACCGCGCGCAGCGAGTCCGACCTAATGGCATTGCTCGATCGACTCGAGGTGCCACCATTCCTGCTACTCTTGGACGAGATCCAGGATCCGCACAATCTCGGCGCCTGTCTGCGCACCGCCGAGGCGGCTGGCGTCCAGGCCGTCATCGCCCCCAAGGACAACGCCGTCGGGCTGACCCCCGTGGTGTGCAAGGTCGCAAGCGGTGCTGCCGCGACCCTGCCCTATGTCCAGGTCACAAATCTGGCGCGGGTCATGGAGAGGCTCAAGGAGCGCGGGATCTGGTTGATCGGCACGGCGGGTGAGGCGAGCGACGAGCTCTACCGCGCTGATCTGACTGGCCCCCTGGGCCTGGTGATGGGGGCCGAGGGCCGTGGACTGCGCCGTCTGACCCGCGAACGCTGTGATCGTCTGGTGCGTCTGCCGATGTGCGGCCAGGTCGAGAGCCTGAACGTCTCGGTCGCCGCCGGAGTTTGTCTCTATGAGGCCCTACGTCAGCGACGGAGCTTGCCGTTTTCCGATCCACATCACTTCAGCTAA
- the purL gene encoding phosphoribosylformylglycinamidine synthase — MLVLRGAPAFSELRLKRLADRLSRLTGVSIQPYAEHVHFAQLRAELDAKARAILESLLRYGPSLPVQAPRGRLVLVMPRPGTISPWSSKATDIAHNCGLQAILRLERGIVYYLTGASTELADQVLEAALPLLYDRMTQVVCFDLDAASQLFAAAEPRPLNRIDILGGGRAALESADRELGLALSGDEIDYLVANFSALGRNPTDVELMMFAQANSEHCRHKIFNADWVIDGEPQTHSLFAMIRHTTERSPAGVLSAYQDNAAVIQGWEGRRLIPCPETGVYGESEEPIHLLMKVETHNHPTAIAPDPGAATGAGGEIRDEAATGRGAKPKAGLCGFSVSNLRLPGFEQPWEVDYGRPGRIASALEIMLEGPIGAASFNNEFGRPNLCGYFRTYEQAIPGPDGSQELRGYHKPIMLAGGLGNIRDEHVEKPPFPAGTPLVVLGGPAMLIGLGGGAASSLASGASDEDLDFASVQRANPEMQRRCQEVIDRCWARGEDNPILFIHDVGAGGLSNALPELVHDGGRGGRFDLAAIPSADPSLSPMELWCNESQERYVLAVAAERLDEFKAICARERCPYAVVGTATEAEHLVLEDAARAERPIDLPLALLLGKPPRLRRMVERLSSPRAPFDTRGLELGEAIRRVLRLPTVADKGFLITIGDRSITGLVARDQMVGPWQVPVADCALTLSDFRGYTGEAMAIGERTPLALLDAPASGRMAVAEAITNILAADIEQLGDIKLSANWMAAAGHPGEDARLYDTVRAVALELCPALGIAIPVGKDSLSMKTVWTTPEGERREMAAPLSLIVSAFAPVADVRNTLTPQLRADQGDTDLILIDLGCGRNRLGGSALAQVYNQLGSEPPDLDDPELLKRFFSALQELRAEGLILAYHDRSDGGLLATLCEMAFAGRCGVDIDLAALGPDPFAALFNEELGAVIQVRHTDTDDVLQILEYQGLAEFSPVIGLLDDSDQIRICHRCHTLFQAGRAELQRLWSETSYRIQSQRDDPECAAEAFARISEPDPGLNAVLTFDPEDDIAMPYIERGVRPPLAILREQGVNGQIEMAAAFHAAGFACVDVHLSDIIAGRVDLANFCGLVACGGFSYGDVLGAGEGWAKTILFNSRARDQFQAFFARTDTFAFGVCNGCQMLSNLRELIPGADHWPRFVRNRSEQFEARTLMVRVEPTPSVLLTGMAGSRMPIAVAHGEGRAEFRDPDHLATAEPWVVVRYVENDGRVAERYPANPNGSPNGIAGLTTTDGRVTILMPHPERVFRTVQHSWHPDDWGQDGPWMRLFRNARVWVG, encoded by the coding sequence ATGCTTGTCCTCCGTGGCGCGCCCGCCTTCTCTGAACTCCGTCTCAAGCGACTCGCCGACCGGCTGAGCCGTCTGACCGGCGTCTCCATCCAACCCTATGCCGAGCATGTGCATTTCGCTCAGCTGAGGGCTGAACTCGATGCCAAGGCGCGCGCGATCCTGGAGTCGCTATTGCGCTATGGTCCGAGCCTGCCGGTCCAGGCGCCTAGGGGGCGCTTGGTGCTGGTGATGCCGCGACCAGGGACCATCTCGCCCTGGTCGTCCAAGGCGACCGATATCGCCCATAACTGCGGTCTGCAGGCGATCCTCCGCCTGGAGCGCGGCATCGTCTATTACCTGACCGGCGCATCGACCGAGCTTGCAGACCAGGTGCTTGAGGCTGCGCTGCCCCTGCTCTACGACCGCATGACCCAGGTGGTCTGCTTCGACCTGGATGCAGCCAGCCAACTCTTTGCCGCCGCCGAGCCGCGTCCGCTCAACCGGATCGATATCCTCGGCGGCGGACGTGCCGCGCTCGAGTCAGCCGATCGCGAACTGGGTCTGGCCCTCTCCGGCGACGAGATCGACTATCTGGTCGCGAACTTCAGCGCACTCGGACGCAATCCGACCGATGTCGAGCTGATGATGTTTGCCCAGGCCAATTCCGAGCACTGTCGGCACAAGATCTTCAATGCCGACTGGGTGATCGACGGCGAGCCGCAGACCCATTCGCTGTTTGCCATGATCCGCCATACCACCGAGCGCTCGCCCGCAGGTGTGCTCTCGGCCTACCAGGACAATGCCGCGGTGATCCAGGGTTGGGAGGGGCGGCGCCTCATCCCCTGTCCCGAGACCGGCGTCTATGGCGAATCTGAGGAGCCCATCCATCTCCTGATGAAGGTCGAGACCCACAATCACCCGACCGCCATCGCCCCGGATCCGGGTGCGGCCACGGGTGCCGGCGGTGAGATCCGCGACGAGGCGGCGACCGGTCGCGGGGCCAAGCCCAAGGCCGGTCTGTGCGGATTCTCGGTGTCTAACCTGCGCCTCCCCGGCTTCGAGCAACCCTGGGAGGTCGATTACGGGAGGCCGGGGCGCATCGCCTCGGCGCTCGAGATCATGCTCGAGGGCCCGATCGGTGCAGCGTCCTTCAACAACGAATTTGGAAGGCCCAATCTGTGCGGCTACTTCCGCACCTACGAGCAGGCGATCCCAGGCCCGGACGGGAGTCAAGAACTGCGTGGCTATCACAAACCGATCATGCTCGCCGGCGGTCTGGGCAACATCCGCGATGAGCATGTCGAGAAGCCTCCCTTCCCGGCAGGCACACCCCTGGTCGTGCTCGGTGGACCGGCGATGCTGATCGGTCTCGGCGGCGGTGCGGCCTCCAGCCTGGCCTCGGGTGCCTCGGACGAAGATCTGGATTTCGCCTCGGTGCAGCGCGCCAACCCCGAGATGCAGCGACGCTGTCAGGAGGTCATCGACCGCTGCTGGGCGCGCGGCGAGGACAACCCGATCCTGTTCATCCACGATGTCGGCGCGGGCGGACTGTCCAATGCCCTGCCCGAGCTGGTGCACGACGGCGGACGTGGCGGACGCTTCGATCTGGCCGCGATCCCGAGCGCCGATCCCTCGCTGTCGCCGATGGAACTCTGGTGCAACGAGTCGCAGGAACGCTATGTGCTGGCGGTCGCCGCCGAGCGGTTGGACGAATTCAAGGCGATCTGTGCGCGCGAGCGCTGCCCCTATGCCGTGGTCGGCACGGCGACTGAGGCCGAACATCTAGTGCTCGAAGATGCCGCGCGCGCTGAGCGTCCGATCGACCTGCCGCTCGCGCTGCTCTTGGGTAAGCCGCCGCGGCTGCGTCGCATGGTCGAGCGTCTGTCGTCACCCCGGGCACCCTTCGATACCCGCGGCCTCGAACTGGGCGAGGCCATCAGGCGCGTACTGCGTCTGCCGACGGTCGCCGACAAGGGCTTCCTCATCACCATCGGTGATCGCAGCATCACCGGCTTGGTTGCACGCGATCAGATGGTCGGCCCCTGGCAGGTCCCAGTCGCCGACTGCGCCCTAACCCTGAGCGATTTTCGCGGCTATACCGGCGAGGCCATGGCCATCGGCGAGCGCACCCCGCTGGCGCTGCTCGATGCCCCGGCCTCGGGACGGATGGCGGTCGCCGAGGCGATCACCAACATCCTCGCCGCCGACATCGAGCAACTGGGCGACATCAAGCTCTCGGCCAACTGGATGGCCGCCGCCGGGCACCCGGGCGAGGACGCGCGGCTGTACGACACCGTGCGTGCCGTTGCACTCGAGCTCTGCCCCGCGCTTGGGATCGCCATCCCGGTCGGTAAAGATTCGCTAAGCATGAAGACGGTCTGGACCACGCCCGAGGGCGAGCGACGCGAGATGGCGGCGCCCTTGTCCTTGATCGTTTCGGCCTTCGCCCCGGTCGCCGACGTGCGCAACACCCTGACCCCTCAGCTGCGCGCCGACCAGGGTGACACGGATCTGATCCTGATCGATCTTGGTTGCGGTCGGAATCGGCTGGGCGGGTCGGCCCTGGCCCAGGTCTACAACCAACTCGGCAGCGAACCGCCGGACCTCGATGACCCTGAGCTGCTCAAGCGCTTCTTCTCCGCGCTTCAGGAATTGCGTGCCGAGGGCCTGATCCTCGCCTATCATGATCGCTCGGATGGTGGACTGCTCGCGACCCTGTGCGAGATGGCCTTCGCCGGGCGCTGTGGAGTGGATATCGATCTAGCCGCGCTCGGTCCGGATCCATTCGCTGCCCTGTTCAACGAGGAGCTTGGCGCGGTCATCCAGGTCCGCCATACCGATACCGACGACGTGCTCCAGATCCTCGAGTATCAGGGTCTGGCCGAGTTCAGCCCGGTGATCGGGCTGCTCGACGACAGCGATCAGATCCGTATCTGTCATCGTTGTCACACCCTGTTTCAGGCCGGGCGCGCCGAGCTCCAACGGCTGTGGTCGGAAACCAGCTATCGCATCCAGTCGCAGCGCGACGATCCCGAGTGCGCGGCCGAGGCCTTCGCCCGGATCTCAGAGCCCGATCCAGGTCTGAATGCGGTCCTGACCTTCGATCCCGAGGATGACATCGCCATGCCCTATATCGAGCGGGGGGTGCGTCCGCCGCTCGCTATCCTGCGCGAGCAGGGGGTCAATGGTCAGATCGAGATGGCCGCCGCCTTCCATGCCGCCGGCTTCGCCTGTGTCGATGTCCATCTGTCCGATATCATCGCCGGACGGGTGGACCTGGCTAACTTCTGCGGGCTAGTGGCCTGTGGTGGCTTTTCCTATGGCGACGTCCTGGGTGCGGGCGAGGGCTGGGCCAAGACCATCCTGTTCAACAGCCGCGCCCGTGATCAGTTCCAGGCCTTCTTCGCGCGGACTGACACCTTTGCGTTCGGGGTCTGCAACGGCTGTCAGATGCTCTCCAATCTGCGCGAGCTGATCCCGGGGGCGGATCACTGGCCGCGTTTCGTGCGTAACCGCTCAGAACAGTTCGAGGCGCGCACCCTGATGGTCCGGGTTGAACCGACCCCATCGGTCCTGCTGACCGGTATGGCCGGGTCGCGGATGCCGATCGCTGTGGCCCATGGCGAGGGTCGGGCAGAGTTCCGCGACCCAGACCATCTGGCAACGGCCGAACCCTGGGTAGTGGTGCGCTATGTCGAGAACGACGGACGGGTCGCCGAACGCTATCCGGCCAATCCCAACGGCTCGCCCAACGGCATCGCTGGACTGACCACCACCGATGGGCGGGTCACCATCCTGATGCCGCATCCCGAACGCGTCTTTCGGACGGTCCAACACTCCTGGCACCCGGACGATTGGGGACAGGACGGTCCCTGGATGCGGCTGTTCCGGAATGCCCGGGTCTGGGTTGGCTGA
- the rpoD gene encoding RNA polymerase sigma factor RpoD, with the protein MDQEQQQSQLKQLIAKGKEQGYLTYTEVNDHLPPGIVETEQIEDIIRMINDMGILVQETAPDVVDHTLSDSAVSDDEAAEAAAAALASVDSEFGRTTDPVRMYMREMGTVELLTREGELQIAKRIEDGLNQVLDALSVYPRSIEKLIEIFDRVDREETRLTDVISGFNDEPIEPADPAATNIQSSVLAETETDKTDLEIEAADIDGDDDDDGATVEVDTGPDPEDAARRANLLRERYQTLKAALEAYGRDDERSRAAMQAVSEVFLQFKLVTPVFQELAEILRATIERIRTQERAIMNLCVEQAGMDRTEFIETFPSNETNPEWIDRLIASGRPFSARLKELAPDIQRAQRRLQEIERENILTISEIKDVNRKMSIGEAKARRAKKEMVEANLRLVISIAKKYTNRGLQFLDLIQEGNIGLMKAVDKFEYRRGYKFSTYATWWIRQAITRSIADQARTIRIPVHMIETINKLNRISRQMIQEMGREATPEELAARMDMPEDKVRKVLKIAKEPISMETPIGDDEDSHLGDFIEDSGVISPLDSATAEGLREATQNMLASLTAREAKVLRMRFGIDMNTDHTLEEVGKQFDVTRERIRQIEAKALRKLRHPTRSEKLRSFLDND; encoded by the coding sequence ACCGAGGTCAATGACCATCTCCCCCCCGGCATCGTTGAGACTGAACAAATCGAAGACATCATCAGGATGATTAACGACATGGGCATCCTGGTCCAGGAAACCGCCCCGGATGTCGTCGATCACACCCTGAGCGACAGTGCCGTTTCCGACGATGAGGCCGCCGAGGCCGCCGCCGCCGCGCTGGCCAGCGTTGACAGCGAGTTCGGACGCACCACAGATCCGGTGCGCATGTACATGCGCGAGATGGGCACGGTGGAGCTTCTGACCCGCGAAGGCGAGCTCCAGATCGCCAAGCGCATCGAGGATGGACTCAATCAAGTGCTCGATGCCCTCTCTGTCTATCCGCGCTCGATCGAGAAGCTCATCGAGATCTTCGACCGCGTCGATCGCGAAGAGACTCGTCTGACCGATGTCATCTCCGGCTTCAACGACGAGCCCATCGAACCGGCAGACCCAGCCGCAACCAACATTCAGTCCAGCGTCTTGGCCGAGACCGAGACCGACAAGACCGATCTAGAGATCGAGGCCGCCGATATCGACGGCGACGATGACGACGATGGCGCCACCGTCGAGGTCGACACCGGTCCCGACCCAGAGGACGCCGCGCGCCGTGCCAACCTGCTCCGCGAGCGCTATCAGACCCTGAAAGCCGCGCTTGAGGCCTATGGTCGTGACGATGAGCGTTCGCGGGCTGCGATGCAGGCCGTCTCCGAGGTTTTCCTCCAGTTTAAACTGGTCACGCCCGTCTTCCAGGAGCTGGCCGAGATCCTGCGCGCCACCATCGAGCGCATCCGGACCCAAGAACGCGCCATCATGAACCTGTGCGTCGAGCAGGCGGGCATGGATCGCACCGAGTTCATCGAGACCTTCCCCAGCAACGAGACCAATCCAGAGTGGATCGACCGCCTGATCGCCAGCGGGCGGCCGTTCAGCGCGCGTCTCAAGGAACTGGCGCCCGATATCCAGCGGGCCCAGCGCCGACTTCAGGAGATCGAACGCGAGAACATCCTCACCATCAGCGAGATCAAGGACGTCAACCGCAAGATGTCGATCGGTGAGGCCAAGGCCAGACGCGCCAAGAAGGAGATGGTCGAGGCCAATCTGCGGCTTGTCATCTCCATTGCCAAGAAATACACCAATCGCGGGCTGCAATTCCTGGACCTGATCCAGGAAGGCAACATCGGTCTGATGAAGGCGGTCGACAAGTTCGAATACCGGCGCGGCTACAAGTTCTCGACCTATGCCACCTGGTGGATCCGCCAGGCCATCACCCGCTCGATCGCCGATCAGGCGCGCACCATCCGCATCCCGGTGCACATGATCGAGACGATCAACAAGCTCAACCGCATCTCGCGCCAGATGATCCAGGAGATGGGCCGCGAGGCCACGCCGGAAGAGCTGGCTGCCCGGATGGACATGCCCGAGGACAAGGTGCGCAAGGTGCTGAAGATCGCCAAAGAGCCGATCTCGATGGAGACCCCGATCGGCGACGACGAGGATTCGCATCTGGGCGACTTCATCGAGGACTCGGGCGTGATCTCGCCGCTCGACTCGGCGACCGCCGAGGGCTTGCGCGAGGCGACGCAGAATATGCTCGCGAGCCTTACCGCGCGCGAGGCCAAGGTGCTGCGGATGCGCTTCGGCATCGACATGAACACCGATCACACACTGGAGGAGGTCGGCAAGCAGTTCGATGTCACCCGCGAACGCATCCGTCAGATCGAGGCCAAGGCGCTGCGCAAGCTGCGTCATCCGACGCGATCAGAGAAGCTGCGCAGCTTCCTCGACAACGATTGA